The window TAAGCGGAATACGTTTTGCCGCCAACGGTGGTCCGACAGGTTGATCTCTTAGATAGATAAAGAGTACTGCCTCTTGCGGAAGTTGTTGCACAATCTCTTCCGATAATGAGATTGTGACCGGAAGAGTCACCTGATCTGTTGTCATCGTCTCTGCCGGCTGATTCGTTCCTTGACCTGTTAAGGTATCGATCATCGCTAAAATCACGCGGCGATTCTCTGAATCCTCAGGATAGAGATCCGCTAAAATAGAGAAGAAGTGCATCGCCTTATCAACTTTCTGATTCTCAAATAGAACTGTTCCGTAATAGAGAAGTAGACTTTCGTTGGTGGCATTATTTAAGACAAATTGATCAAAAAGCGCCTCTAAACGATTATCAAGTTGATAATTATTCTTTGCTAGCTGAATATTTAAGAGCGTATAGTAGGTATTATCATTGGTAGGATCGAGGCGATAAAGATCGAGATAACTCTTCTCTGCTAAACCTAATTGATCCATATTAAGATAGATCTTCCCTAAAAGATTGAGCTCCTTAGGATCAGTATGATGATCTCTTGAGCTCATTAAGTTGAGTGCTGCTAACGTTCCTAACAGATTCTGTTGTAATGGCTCTGGAGGATTGAGATCCATCAGATTGCTCTCACGTTGAAGATCTTCAATAGAGGTCGCCGCCAACCAAGCCTTCACATAAGGAAGTGCCGTTGCTCGCTGATTATCGAGATTCTTTGCATCCTCAGAGTAGCCATCTGCCCAAAAGTAGAGTGCAGAAAAAGCAATAATCACCCCACCAAAAAGAAAGGTGATCCACTTAAGAGCCGGCGTCAATGGTCGATCAGGATGCGCAACTGCTAAAAGATCTTTTGCAAGCTCCACTTTTGTTGCTTCATAAGTCGCCTCATCGATCTTTCCACGTGCTAAATCATCATCGAGAGTCTCTGTCTCATCAAGATATTTATCGCGATAAACCTCTTTAAGTCGTGGATATTTTCCTGCGCTCTTGCCCCACAAGGCAAATCCTATAAATAGAAGCGAGATCAGGATGAAAAGGAGTGTGTATGTTATACCTAGTGCCGTCATTTTAATTATCTTTTCTCGTCAATATTTCATCTAATCGTGCCTGATCTTCTGCCGTTAACTCTTTTGGCGCGGCCACTTTTACAACAGCCGGTTTGCGACGCTTTGCCAAGAAAACAAGCGCTAAGATCAATAAGAGCAACACAAAAGGGCTAAACCAGAGCAACCATGTTACCGGTTTTACCGGTGGGTTATACATCACAAAGTCACCATAACGATCAACCATAAAGCTGATAATCTGTGCATCTGCTTGCCCATCAATAATCATATCGTAAGTCAAATCACGCATATCTTGTGCAAGCGGCGCATCGGAATCTGCAATATTCTGATTTTGACACTTTGGACAACGTAATTCTCGCGTTAAACTCTGAAAACGACGCTCATCAACAGGATTATTAAACTCATAAAGATTGACAGAGGCAAAACTATAACCTGAGGTCAATAATAGAACCAATGTGATGATTGAAAATAGATATCTCACTACTGATCTCCCTTCGTATGATTCTCTTGATCATTACGCTTAAAGCTCGATTCATAGATCTCTTTGAGCTCATTGTTCCATAGATCGACTGTCATCTCACCCACATGTCGATAGACAATCACATTATCAGCATCTAAGAAGTAGGTCTCAGGCGCACCATAGACCCCTAAATTGAGACCGATCTTGCCACTCTCATCGGCAATGGTAAAGATATAAGGGTTCCCTAGATCTCTTAACCAGCGGTAAGCAAGTTGTGGGTCATCTTTATAGTCCACACCATAGATCGGAACACCTGTTGCGCCAATCTCTTTAAGCGCCTCATGCTCTGCCTCACAGGTAGGACACCATGTTGCCCAAATATTGAGAAGCGCAGGCCCTTGAATATCCTCATCTGTTAAGATTCTCGCTTGACTCCCAGGCGCTGCAACCTCATAGGCACTGAAAGGGGGTAATGGTTTCCCCTTCAACGCTGAAGGGAGGTAACTCGCATCATTCTCTAAACTCATAAAGAGAAAGATTAGAAAGCCTACAACAACCACTACAATCCCAGCTATAATTGCTCTTAACATCGATCCCTCCTATTGAACAGTTTCTATATTATCAGTTGATTGAAGCTGCTTTCGCCCAATGCGGTAACGGCGGTCAAGCATTGAAAGTAACGCGGCAATGGAGATAATGATACCTCCTAGCCAGATCCAACGAACAAATGGTTTGACATAGAGACGAATAGCCCACGCATTTTCAGCGCGCTCCTCCGCCATAGCAACATAAAGATCATCTAAAAGAGAGGGTCTTAAAGCGACTTCACTAATCGGCATTCCGCTAACGGTATAGGTTCTCTTCTCGGGATACATCATGCGTAAGGGCTTTCCATTTTGGTAGACCTGAATAATCCCTTTTGTCCCAATATAGTTTGAACCCTGAACATCTTCGAGCGCCAATAACTCAAAACCATACTCTCTTACCTGAACAGTCTCTCCCACTCGGACTAAACGATCTTGCTCATCACTATAGTGAGAAGTGAGTGTAATTCCTACAATCGTCACAATTAATCCTAAATGCCCAAGATTCATTCCCCAACGTGATAATGATTGATGTTTGAGCGCTTGGAAGAAGTTATCACTCTTACGTCCATTGAGTTTGATCTCAAAGAGAATTCCAAAGAAGACCCAATAGCTGAGAATCAGACTGATCACAACTAAAGGATCCAATTGACCGGCATAGAGATAACTACTCCCCACACCAAAAATGAGTGAAAGAAGCGCCATAATACTCAAGGGCTTCTTAATACGGGAGAAGGAATCCTGTTTAAAACGAAGGAGCGGAGTAAAACCTAATACAACAAGAAGTAAAAGTGAGATAGGAACAAGATACTCATTGAAATATCCCTCTCCTACCGAGATTTTACCAATCTGCAAAATATCAACGATCAATGGATAGAGCGTCCCTAAGACTACAACAAAGCAGGCCACCGAAAGAAAGATATTATTAAAGAGAATTCCCGACTCTTTTGAGATCAAGCTAAGATGCGACTCTTGACGAATTTTATAAGATCTAAAGAGCAATAATAGAAATGCAAAAAGTGTAATAATACCAAGAAGGAAGAGGATAAATTGTCCTCTCGAAGGATCTGCCGCAAAGGAGTGAACAGAGGTTAAAACACCTGAACGTACAAGGAAGGTTCCTAAGACACTTAAGCAGAAGGTTAAAATAGCAATAATAACGGTCCAGAGAGTAAAAGCTTTACGCTTTTCTGTCGCTGCTAATGAGTGAAGCAGTGCTGCCCCTAAAATCCAAGGGATCAATGATGCATTTTCAACTGGATCCCAGAACCACCAACCGCCCCAGCCTAACTCATAATAAGCCCACCAACTTCCAACTGTGATCCCTAAGGTTAAGAATCCCCAAGCTGCTAATGCCCAAGGACGCACCCATCTGACAGAGAGCCGATCGATATGCCCTGTCATTAAGATCGCACACATAAATGCATAGGGAACTGCAAAACCAACATATCCCATATAGAGAAGTGGCGGATGAATGATTAAACCAACATCTTGTAGTAAGGGGTTAAGATCGCGTCCATCATAGAGATCGAGCGTTAAATTACGGGCAAAAGGGTCGGAAGTGAAGATTAAAAACGCGATAAATCCTACTGTAATCCCCCCTAAAACCGCTAAAGTTGCGGCTGAAAGTTCTAGAGGCATTTTGCGGGTATAGAAAACAACCGCTAACATCCAGAGCGCTAAGGTTAAGACCCACAACAACATCGAACCTTCATGCCCACCCCAAATTGCGGTAATTTTATAGATTCCCGGCAATTTGGTATTGGAGTTCTGAAAGACATAGGAGAAGCTAAAATCACTAATCCAAAAGAGATGACCGAGATAGATAAAGGAGAAGGCCACAAGCACAAAAAGCCATATGGTTAATGGCCTTGCACTATACATCAATTGTGGATTACGAAACTTAATGCCGACTAGCGGCAAGATAAAGAGTGCTATAGAAACACCGAGCGCAATATAGAGCGCGAGCTGACCCAACGGAAGCATAGTTATTATTAATCCTTACATATTAATTCTAATTCTATAGAGCTTTTGATTCTAAAAGAGTCAGGCGCTTTATCAATGACAAATCGATCAACATTGATAAAACGCCATAGATACAATTAGATATCTTTCTCTTTAAATGGATGACCTTGTGATTCTAAAGTTGCAGCGACTTCAGGCGGCATATACTCTTCATCATGTTTTGCAAGAATCTCATCTGCCACAAACTGATTACCTTCAACGAGCATCCCCTTTGCAATGATCCCCTGCCCTTCACGGAACAGGTCAGGCAAAATTCCATCATAAGCGACAATGATCTGCTCTGAAGAGCCATCAACTAACGCGAACTCAACCGCTAATGTTTCAGCCCCTTTATGAAGAGACCCTGGTACAACAAGCCCTCCTACACGAATCGTCTTCTCTAAAGGCGCTTCGCCGTTATGAACCTGTTCAGGAGAGTAGTAGAGATTGAGATTATCTCGTGATGCAAACATCGCAAAACCGATAATTAAAAAAGCAGCGATAATCACTGCAATCACCACATAGAGACGCTGCTTCTGTCTTGGGGACATAATGCTCCCCTGCTTCCTACTATTAAGCTTTTGACTCATTACTCTAATCCCTCCGCTTTCATTGCTCGTTTTAAATTTCGTCCTTCTGCCATCAATGAGATGATCAGCCCGAATAGACAGATCGTGACAAAAGCATAGCAACTCCATACATATACTGTATGTTTGCCCATATCAAATAGACTTAAAAACTCAGCCATTTATTTATAACCCCAACTTTTAATTTAATTCTACTTCATTTTTAAGTTGTAGCGATCATCCCCTAAAGATCGACATCCCTGCCCCACAATGTATCATCACTGCCGGGTATATGCCTGCAATAACTGCTCTTTATAGATAAGATGCGTACTCTTTAATAGAATATAACCAACGGTAAAGAGTAGATAAGCGATAAACATCAACATCAAAGGTTTCAACATTGCAGGATCTAAGCTCGGTCCCCCCGATGCAAAGAGTGTACTTTTCTGATGAAGTGTTGCAAACAGATAAACAGAAGCCTTAATAATCGGCACAATCACAACACCAATGATAGCTAAAATAGAGATCCCCATATTAGCCTTTTCCCGATCCTCAAATGCGCTATCGAGCCCAATATAGCCAAGATAGAGAAAGAAAAGGATCAAAACGGAGGTGAGACGTACATCCCAAACCCACCAGGTTCCCCATGTCGGAGCACCCCAGATAGCACCTGTTACCAGTGTAATTAGGGTATAGACAGCCCCTAAAACCGCCGTCGCCCTCGCAATCACAGGAAAGAGTTTAATACGAAATATCAGATACATCACACTCATAAAGGCGATGAACATATAGAGCCCCGATGAAAGGATCGCCGCAGGCACGTGGATATACATAATCCGAACGGTATCTCCCTGCTGATAATCGACAGGAGAATCAAATAGCCCGTAATAGAGTCCAACAACAGCAAATATCGCACTTAAGAGAAAGGCCCAAGGGATAATTCTCTTTGCTAAGCGTATAAAATATTTGTAACTGATGAGTCGTTTAAAGAAGATAAATCGTGGCTTCTTACTCTCTTTCGGAGAAGGTTTTTTCAATTGATCAATATTGGTCACAGGTAACCCTTTATCCAAGAATTTATTCTAAGATCTCTCATTTTAAGGGAAACAGTATAGCAAATACTAAATTATCAGCATCAAAAGAAATTGAAAAATAATCAAAAACTGACTCTATGACAAGAGATAGCGAGTATCTCAGTTAGATAGAGGAAAATAGCCCCTCTTTCCCCCTGCCTAGACAATGATCTTTCCCGAAACTCATGTTACTATAAAAAATGACATGTTCTTTTAGACATCACTATTCTTATTCAGTAAAGGGAGCAGTTAAAAAATGATTAAAACCATCATTCTCCTCAAAGAGTCAAGCTCACCAGAAAAGCGTGTAGCACTCGACCCCAAAAATTGTGAACGCCTTGTAAAGGCAGGTTTTAAGGTGATTGTTACACCTGATGCCGGCCTTAATGCCTACTTTAGTAACGAAGCTTACGAAGAGGCTGGTGCGATTGTAGAGCCCCCCTCTTTTGATGAGAAAGCGATTATTCTCTCAATTAATGCCCCAACAAAGACCATTACTCAAAAGTTTAAACCTGGCTCTCTCTCAATCTCACTTCTTGATCCTTATCACAACCTCTCTCTTATTGAGCTCTTTGCGAAACAAGGGGTTGATGCTTTAGCGCTAGAATTTATTCCTCGCATCACTCGTGCGCAAAGTATGGATGTACTCTCCTCTCAAGCGACGATCTCGGGATATCAAAGTGTCCTAATCGGTGCAGATCTTTCGCCCCGCTTCTTTCCCATGTTAACTACCGCTGCCGGAACGATTCGTCCTGCAAAAGTTTTAGTCATCGGAGCTGGAGTTGCCGGCCTTCAAGCAATTGCAACGGCAAGAAGATTAGGAGCTCAAGTAGAAGCCTACGACATCCGTCCTGATGCGAAAGAGCAGGTAGAATCTCTCGGCGCAAAATTGGTCGATACCGGTGTCAATGCCGCCGGCGAAGGGGGTTATGCCCGTGAGTTAACGGAAGAGGAGCGCGCACAACAAGCTGCAGCTTTAGCCAAACATGTTAAAGAAGCACATGTGGTTATAACCACAGCAGCTATCCCTGGAAAGAGAGCCCCCATTATTGTAACTAAAGAGATGGTAGAATCGATGCTTCCTGGCGCTGTTATTGTCGATATGGCAGCGGAGACAGGGGGCAACTGTGAATTAACAAAAGTTGGAGATACTATCAAAGTTGGGGAAGTCACTATTACAGGCCCACGCAACTTACCTTCTGCTGTTGCTATCCATGCATCAGAGATGTTCTCACAAAATATCTACAATCTTATTACCCCTTTCATTACTGAAGATGGATTTAATCTCAATCTCGAAGATGAAGTGATCAAAGATTCTCTGATCACTTACGAAGGTAAGATTATCTCCGATCGTATTAGCACCCTTATTTCAGCTTAATTGCTCAAGGAGATTTTTATGATAACAGGATTTGCAGCGCTCTATATCGTTGTGCTTTCCGCTATTTTAGGATTTGAAGTCATCTCTCGGGTTCCTGCGATTTTGCATACCCCTTTGATGTCTGGCTCTAACTTTATTCACGGAATTATTCTTGTTGGGGCGATGATTGCGCTCGGACATGCTGATGGCTTCTTCCAAACATCACTTGCCTTTATCGCCGTTGTTTTCGGTGCGATCAACGCAGTCGGTGGCTACTATGTGACTGATCGGATGTTGGAAATGTTCAAATCTAATAAACAAGAGGAGAAATAACAGATGGGATCTCTCTTAGTTAATATTGGCTACTTTATTGCAGCCATTGTCTTTATCTACTCACTTAAAAGCATGAGTCACCCCTCTACCGCACGTAAAGGAATTCATTATGGTGGATTAGCGATGGTATTAGCCGTTGTTATTACCATATTTCACCCCGCAATTACACACCATGCATTCCTCACAAATCTTCTCTTAATTATTATTGCGATTGGAATAGGTTTTGTCATTGCTAAACGCTCGGCGCTTAAAGTCGAGATGACCGACATGCCTCAGATGATCGCAATCTATAATGGCGTTGGTGGTGGAGCAGCCGCAATCATTGGTGCAATTGCACTTCTACAGATCGGAATGCCCGATGCAAACGATAGTTCAAGAACACTCCTTCTTGCTGCATTAGGGGGTTTTATTGGTGCTGTCTCTTTCACCGGATCGGTGGTTGCTTGGGCAAAACTTGATGGTCGTATGACTTCAACAATTCGTTATAAGAATCGTAATATCATCAACCTTTTTCTCTTCGGTTTTGCACTCTTATTAGCGATTCTTCTCGCCTCTGAGCCTGCACCTCACTACTTTATGCTCTTCCTCTTCTTCGCATTTACCCTAGCATTAGGGGTCTTAATTGCGATTCCCATTGGTGGAGCCGATATGCCGGTAATTATCTCACTCTTTAATGCATTAACGGGTATTGCGGTCGCCTTTGAGGGAATTGCACTTGATAATGGTGGATTGATCATTGCCGGAACTGTTGTGGGAGCGGCAGGAACCCTTCTAACACTATTGATGGCAAAAGCAATGAACCGCTCTTTAAGCAATGTCCTCTTCTCTAACTTTGGTGAGAGTCAAAGTGAAGCAGGTGATATCGAAGGCTCAATGACTGAAAGCGATGCCGCCAATGCAGCAATGACAATGGCTTATGCTGATCGCGTTATTATTGTCCCAGGATATGGTTTAGCGGCAGCACAAGCACAACACAAAGTCGCTGAGCTTGTGAAGATCTTAGAATCACGTGGCGTTGATGTTCGTTTTGCGATCCACCCTGTTGCAGGAAGAATGCCGGGACATATGAATGTTCTATTAGCTGAGTCAGGCATCCCCTATGAGAGCATCTTCGATCTCGATGAGATCAATGATGAGTTTAAAGAGACTGATGTTGTTCTCGTAATTGGAGCAAATGATGTCGTCAACCCTGTTGCTCGTACCGATAAGTCTAGCCCGATCTACGGCATGCCGATTCTCAATGCAGATCAGGCAAAACAGGTCTTTGTCATTAAACGTGGACAAGGCTCTGGCTTCTCTGGAATCGAAAATCACCTCTTCTATCTCGATAATACCGATATGGTGTATGGTGATGCGCAGAAAGTTGTCAATGAGATGATTACAACACTTAAATCACTCTAACTATGATCCAAAATAGATGATCTAAAATAAGGTTTCAGCTTTAACCTTGAGATTTGAAGCACTCGTCGATTTTATCGAAGAGTGCTTTTTTATTGTCTCTAATCTAATACACTCACTAATACCCTCACTTAATATCCCCACTCCTATCGATCTTTCTCTATGCAACCATGCCCTTCCTATCTCCCTCTTCTATAGTTTTATCCACTTCTTAAAAGAAGATGCCACACCCGTATCCGTATCTATATAAGGGTATAAGGGCTTTTCTATCTCTAGCAACCTCTAGCAACTCTTATCCTCAAGAACGCTTATCCACAAGAGTTATCCACATCTCAATGACCAATAGCGTGATAAAAGATCTTATAAAGCCAGTAAAAATGGGCGTTTACAAAATAGCGCCCAAATGTTCTCACAGATTCCACAGAGTTATCCACAGACCACCTTTTAGAATTTCAGTGCCACTCTGCACAGCTTCT of the Ignatzschineria indica genome contains:
- a CDS encoding heme lyase CcmF/NrfE family subunit, coding for MLPLGQLALYIALGVSIALFILPLVGIKFRNPQLMYSARPLTIWLFVLVAFSFIYLGHLFWISDFSFSYVFQNSNTKLPGIYKITAIWGGHEGSMLLWVLTLALWMLAVVFYTRKMPLELSAATLAVLGGITVGFIAFLIFTSDPFARNLTLDLYDGRDLNPLLQDVGLIIHPPLLYMGYVGFAVPYAFMCAILMTGHIDRLSVRWVRPWALAAWGFLTLGITVGSWWAYYELGWGGWWFWDPVENASLIPWILGAALLHSLAATEKRKAFTLWTVIIAILTFCLSVLGTFLVRSGVLTSVHSFAADPSRGQFILFLLGIITLFAFLLLLFRSYKIRQESHLSLISKESGILFNNIFLSVACFVVVLGTLYPLIVDILQIGKISVGEGYFNEYLVPISLLLLVVLGFTPLLRFKQDSFSRIKKPLSIMALLSLIFGVGSSYLYAGQLDPLVVISLILSYWVFFGILFEIKLNGRKSDNFFQALKHQSLSRWGMNLGHLGLIVTIVGITLTSHYSDEQDRLVRVGETVQVREYGFELLALEDVQGSNYIGTKGIIQVYQNGKPLRMMYPEKRTYTVSGMPISEVALRPSLLDDLYVAMAEERAENAWAIRLYVKPFVRWIWLGGIIISIAALLSMLDRRYRIGRKQLQSTDNIETVQ
- the ccmD gene encoding heme exporter protein CcmD, whose amino-acid sequence is MAEFLSLFDMGKHTVYVWSCYAFVTICLFGLIISLMAEGRNLKRAMKAEGLE
- a CDS encoding NAD(P) transhydrogenase subunit alpha, with protein sequence MIKTIILLKESSSPEKRVALDPKNCERLVKAGFKVIVTPDAGLNAYFSNEAYEEAGAIVEPPSFDEKAIILSINAPTKTITQKFKPGSLSISLLDPYHNLSLIELFAKQGVDALALEFIPRITRAQSMDVLSSQATISGYQSVLIGADLSPRFFPMLTTAAGTIRPAKVLVIGAGVAGLQAIATARRLGAQVEAYDIRPDAKEQVESLGAKLVDTGVNAAGEGGYARELTEEERAQQAAALAKHVKEAHVVITTAAIPGKRAPIIVTKEMVESMLPGAVIVDMAAETGGNCELTKVGDTIKVGEVTITGPRNLPSAVAIHASEMFSQNIYNLITPFITEDGFNLNLEDEVIKDSLITYEGKIISDRISTLISA
- a CDS encoding DsbE family thiol:disulfide interchange protein; this encodes MLRAIIAGIVVVVVGFLIFLFMSLENDASYLPSALKGKPLPPFSAYEVAAPGSQARILTDEDIQGPALLNIWATWCPTCEAEHEALKEIGATGVPIYGVDYKDDPQLAYRWLRDLGNPYIFTIADESGKIGLNLGVYGAPETYFLDADNVIVYRHVGEMTVDLWNNELKEIYESSFKRNDQENHTKGDQ
- a CDS encoding NAD(P) transhydrogenase subunit alpha; this translates as MITGFAALYIVVLSAILGFEVISRVPAILHTPLMSGSNFIHGIILVGAMIALGHADGFFQTSLAFIAVVFGAINAVGGYYVTDRMLEMFKSNKQEEK
- a CDS encoding NAD(P)(+) transhydrogenase (Re/Si-specific) subunit beta, coding for MGSLLVNIGYFIAAIVFIYSLKSMSHPSTARKGIHYGGLAMVLAVVITIFHPAITHHAFLTNLLLIIIAIGIGFVIAKRSALKVEMTDMPQMIAIYNGVGGGAAAIIGAIALLQIGMPDANDSSRTLLLAALGGFIGAVSFTGSVVAWAKLDGRMTSTIRYKNRNIINLFLFGFALLLAILLASEPAPHYFMLFLFFAFTLALGVLIAIPIGGADMPVIISLFNALTGIAVAFEGIALDNGGLIIAGTVVGAAGTLLTLLMAKAMNRSLSNVLFSNFGESQSEAGDIEGSMTESDAANAAMTMAYADRVIIVPGYGLAAAQAQHKVAELVKILESRGVDVRFAIHPVAGRMPGHMNVLLAESGIPYESIFDLDEINDEFKETDVVLVIGANDVVNPVARTDKSSPIYGMPILNADQAKQVFVIKRGQGSGFSGIENHLFYLDNTDMVYGDAQKVVNEMITTLKSL
- the ccmE gene encoding cytochrome c maturation protein CcmE translates to MSQKLNSRKQGSIMSPRQKQRLYVVIAVIIAAFLIIGFAMFASRDNLNLYYSPEQVHNGEAPLEKTIRVGGLVVPGSLHKGAETLAVEFALVDGSSEQIIVAYDGILPDLFREGQGIIAKGMLVEGNQFVADEILAKHDEEYMPPEVAATLESQGHPFKEKDI
- the ccmI gene encoding c-type cytochrome biogenesis protein CcmI, encoding MTALGITYTLLFILISLLFIGFALWGKSAGKYPRLKEVYRDKYLDETETLDDDLARGKIDEATYEATKVELAKDLLAVAHPDRPLTPALKWITFLFGGVIIAFSALYFWADGYSEDAKNLDNQRATALPYVKAWLAATSIEDLQRESNLMDLNPPEPLQQNLLGTLAALNLMSSRDHHTDPKELNLLGKIYLNMDQLGLAEKSYLDLYRLDPTNDNTYYTLLNIQLAKNNYQLDNRLEALFDQFVLNNATNESLLLYYGTVLFENQKVDKAMHFFSILADLYPEDSENRRVILAMIDTLTGQGTNQPAETMTTDQVTLPVTISLSEEIVQQLPQEAVLFIYLRDQPVGPPLAAKRIPLTAIETFPLRVTMSDQDLLMPGSASLASKHDLSASAKISLNGDPITSAGDIESTAVTVPDLNQGINLLLDHIVE
- the ccmC gene encoding heme ABC transporter permease CcmC; its protein translation is MTNIDQLKKPSPKESKKPRFIFFKRLISYKYFIRLAKRIIPWAFLLSAIFAVVGLYYGLFDSPVDYQQGDTVRIMYIHVPAAILSSGLYMFIAFMSVMYLIFRIKLFPVIARATAVLGAVYTLITLVTGAIWGAPTWGTWWVWDVRLTSVLILFFLYLGYIGLDSAFEDREKANMGISILAIIGVVIVPIIKASVYLFATLHQKSTLFASGGPSLDPAMLKPLMLMFIAYLLFTVGYILLKSTHLIYKEQLLQAYTRQ
- a CDS encoding cytochrome c-type biogenesis protein, producing MRYLFSIITLVLLLTSGYSFASVNLYEFNNPVDERRFQSLTRELRCPKCQNQNIADSDAPLAQDMRDLTYDMIIDGQADAQIISFMVDRYGDFVMYNPPVKPVTWLLWFSPFVLLLLILALVFLAKRRKPAVVKVAAPKELTAEDQARLDEILTRKDN